The following are from one region of the Mesorhizobium sp. B2-8-5 genome:
- a CDS encoding helix-turn-helix transcriptional regulator yields MSEPDRIIRLKTVLARTGLSRSTIYRKIAEGTFPAQIKISVNGAGWRESEVNQWVENPVAWRTKYQ; encoded by the coding sequence ATGTCCGAGCCAGATCGCATCATACGCCTGAAAACCGTCCTTGCCCGGACCGGCCTGTCCCGCTCGACCATTTATCGCAAGATCGCCGAAGGGACGTTCCCAGCTCAGATCAAGATCAGCGTCAATGGCGCCGGCTGGCGGGAATCAGAAGTAAACCAATGGGTCGAAAATCCCGTCGCATGGCGAACAAAATATCAGTGA
- a CDS encoding TIR domain-containing protein produces MSENDYQIFVSYAKPDHSAALEIYEWLETQGLNPWMDSEKLKPGQNWDFELQKALERSTFIIAIISRNSVDRRGYVQREIAAALDRKKERLEDDIFIIPIVIDDLEGIPERFKSIQVVRTSDPRFKKLLLESITLQIERLGGERKETQEQQELFWSSKTRKESWEGIPGYEFECQFFEFWSKRYSNVEDIGTFVRGHFLGELLRHRSVKLQQDANFFNFAQDKWARTNTFSAFCAEPTIRGSVLNLVYNVDWYGAGAAHPNHHHETFSFVLEPMVYIQRLMSIFGDDNDEKALQIIRDESYRQIRETLLAHGREEDEWLIDTIKSGTENWDSFHSFSFGDEGIDLYFPPYQVASYADGLHTAKIPYAMVAKLVTREYRTALQIEYFARG; encoded by the coding sequence ATGAGCGAAAACGACTATCAGATATTTGTCAGCTACGCGAAGCCGGACCATTCGGCCGCGCTAGAGATATACGAATGGCTTGAAACGCAAGGCTTAAACCCTTGGATGGACTCCGAAAAACTCAAGCCCGGCCAAAATTGGGACTTCGAGCTACAGAAAGCCTTGGAAAGATCAACATTCATAATCGCAATAATCTCTCGTAATTCTGTGGATCGACGGGGATACGTACAGAGAGAAATAGCTGCCGCGCTAGATAGGAAAAAAGAACGCCTTGAGGACGATATATTCATAATACCGATTGTTATTGATGACTTAGAGGGTATTCCGGAGCGTTTCAAATCCATTCAGGTTGTCAGAACGTCCGATCCCCGTTTCAAAAAACTTCTGCTTGAGTCGATTACTTTGCAAATCGAACGACTTGGGGGAGAAAGAAAGGAAACGCAGGAGCAACAGGAGCTATTCTGGTCTTCGAAGACTCGTAAAGAAAGCTGGGAAGGCATTCCCGGATATGAATTTGAATGTCAATTTTTCGAATTTTGGTCGAAGAGGTATAGCAACGTAGAAGACATAGGAACTTTCGTTAGGGGGCATTTTCTGGGAGAATTATTACGGCATCGTTCCGTCAAGCTACAGCAGGATGCTAACTTCTTTAATTTTGCTCAAGATAAATGGGCGAGAACCAATACTTTTTCGGCGTTTTGTGCAGAGCCAACTATCAGGGGAAGTGTATTGAACTTGGTATATAATGTTGACTGGTATGGAGCCGGGGCGGCTCACCCAAATCATCATCATGAGACGTTTTCTTTCGTATTGGAACCCATGGTTTACATACAGCGCCTTATGAGCATTTTTGGCGATGACAACGACGAGAAGGCACTCCAGATAATTAGGGACGAGTCTTACAGGCAGATCAGAGAAACATTGCTCGCCCATGGAAGGGAGGAAGACGAGTGGTTAATTGATACGATCAAGTCTGGAACCGAAAACTGGGACTCGTTTCATTCGTTCTCGTTTGGAGACGAAGGTATCGACCTCTATTTCCCGCCGTATCAAGTAGCGTCTTATGCTGATGGTTTGCATACGGCTAAAATACCCTATGCCATGGTCGCCAAGTTGGTAACCCGCGAATATCGCACGGCTCTTCAAATTGAGTATTTTGCTAGAGGCTAG
- a CDS encoding site-specific integrase: MATYTKLSSGSWRVQVRRKGRYVSETFLRRDDARRWATETERQVDRGETPTKSRIARLKTFGELIDLHIDDMCDVGKSPRRSKAAALAMLQRHLGKCNITCLDRERLIRFGRDRAAQGAGPMTLGIDIGFIKLILAHAAAVHGLPVKVEPVDLARIALKRLGLVGKGNQRDRRPTQDELDRLIAHFDANPRQILPVGQIIRFAVATAMRQEEICKARWSDMDARTRMLLIRDRKDPRNKNGNNQRIPLFAATGYDAWAIVEERLAKRSNDDDRIFPFNHRSVGTAFRLGCADLGIHDLHFHDLRHEGTSRLFEAGFTIEQVALVTGHKDWKMLRRYTHLKPETLHSMHAAKAA; encoded by the coding sequence ATGGCTACCTACACAAAGCTCTCATCCGGTTCCTGGCGTGTCCAAGTCCGTCGCAAAGGTCGCTACGTCAGCGAAACCTTCCTGCGCCGAGACGACGCGCGCCGCTGGGCGACCGAAACCGAGCGCCAGGTGGATCGCGGAGAGACGCCCACCAAGTCCCGCATAGCGCGCCTTAAGACCTTCGGCGAGCTCATCGACCTCCATATCGACGACATGTGCGATGTAGGCAAGTCCCCTCGCCGCTCCAAGGCCGCGGCCCTTGCTATGCTGCAGAGACATCTGGGGAAGTGCAACATCACGTGTCTCGATCGCGAACGGCTCATTCGTTTTGGGCGTGACCGGGCAGCCCAAGGTGCCGGACCGATGACTCTCGGCATCGACATCGGCTTTATAAAACTCATTCTGGCTCATGCCGCTGCGGTGCACGGCCTGCCCGTCAAGGTCGAACCAGTTGATCTCGCGCGCATTGCCCTAAAGAGGCTTGGCCTCGTTGGTAAAGGCAATCAGCGCGACAGGAGGCCGACCCAGGATGAACTCGACAGGCTCATCGCCCACTTCGATGCAAATCCTCGTCAAATATTGCCGGTTGGTCAGATAATACGTTTCGCCGTCGCAACCGCGATGCGCCAAGAAGAAATCTGCAAGGCGCGGTGGTCCGACATGGACGCCCGCACGCGGATGCTTCTAATCCGTGACCGGAAAGACCCGCGAAACAAAAATGGGAACAATCAACGCATACCCTTGTTCGCGGCAACTGGGTACGACGCATGGGCCATTGTCGAGGAACGACTGGCCAAGCGAAGCAATGACGATGATCGAATTTTCCCATTCAATCATCGGTCAGTCGGAACCGCCTTCCGTCTAGGCTGCGCTGACCTGGGCATCCACGACCTTCATTTTCACGACTTGCGGCACGAAGGAACGAGTCGACTGTTCGAAGCTGGGTTCACAATCGAACAGGTAGCGTTGGTTACAGGGCACAAAGATTGGAAGATGCTGCGACGTTACACGCATCTGAAGCCCGAGACGCTTCATTCTATGCACGCTGCAAAGGCTGCATAG
- the dusA gene encoding tRNA dihydrouridine(20/20a) synthase DusA — MLKNQDHRVAVAPMMDWTDRHCRFFHRQLTRRALLYTEMVVADAVIHGARERLLGFDDAEHPVALQLGGSDPAKLAEAARIGEAFGYDEVNLNVGCPSDRVQSGTFGACLMKTPVLVAECVAAMKASVKVPVTVKCRIGVDDQDPEPALDMLADSVLAAGADALWVHARKAWLEGLSPKENREIPPLDYPRVYRLKARKPNEFIGINGGIQSLAEASAHLGHVDGAMLGRAAYHTPGILAGVDAAFYGEAATIFDHAALIDAMAGYAARHIERGGRLGHITRHMVGLFHGLPGARRFRQILSTDANRPGAGAEVLRTAFAAIDLTAAEAEAA, encoded by the coding sequence ATGCTGAAAAATCAAGATCATAGAGTGGCCGTGGCACCTATGATGGATTGGACGGATCGACATTGCCGGTTCTTCCACCGCCAGTTGACGCGCCGGGCTCTGCTCTACACCGAGATGGTTGTGGCCGATGCCGTCATCCATGGCGCTCGCGAGCGGCTGCTCGGCTTCGATGACGCTGAGCATCCGGTTGCCCTGCAGCTTGGCGGATCGGATCCGGCAAAACTCGCCGAGGCGGCGCGGATCGGCGAGGCCTTCGGCTATGACGAGGTCAACCTCAATGTCGGCTGCCCGTCCGACCGCGTCCAGTCGGGCACGTTTGGCGCCTGCCTGATGAAGACGCCGGTTCTGGTCGCCGAATGCGTCGCGGCGATGAAGGCTTCGGTGAAAGTCCCCGTCACGGTCAAATGCCGCATCGGCGTCGACGATCAGGACCCGGAGCCTGCTCTCGATATGCTTGCCGACAGCGTTCTCGCCGCGGGCGCCGACGCGCTCTGGGTGCATGCCCGCAAGGCCTGGCTGGAGGGGCTGAGCCCCAAGGAGAACCGGGAAATTCCACCGCTCGACTATCCGCGCGTCTACCGGCTGAAGGCCAGAAAGCCGAACGAATTCATCGGCATCAATGGCGGCATTCAATCGCTCGCCGAGGCGTCGGCTCATCTCGGGCATGTCGACGGCGCGATGCTCGGCCGCGCGGCCTATCACACGCCCGGCATCCTTGCCGGCGTCGATGCCGCCTTCTACGGCGAGGCGGCGACCATCTTCGACCACGCGGCGCTGATCGACGCCATGGCCGGCTACGCGGCGCGCCATATCGAGCGGGGCGGGCGGCTCGGCCACATTACGCGACACATGGTCGGACTGTTCCACGGCTTGCCTGGGGCGCGCCGCTTCCGGCAAATCCTGTCGACGGATGCGAACAGGCCTGGCGCCGGGGCGGAGGTGTTGAGGACCGCGTTCGCCGCGATTGATCTCACGGCGGCGGAAGCCGAGGCAGCCTGA
- a CDS encoding TIGR02281 family clan AA aspartic protease translates to MNRLFWIVMAVIGVGLVLLMLNNSAGHTFGMANNDFGRLIWVGVLVMVIGASLLRSGRPMGDMARNLGVWAAFVLVVIAGYQYRYELQDVASRVTAGLVPGSPLALGVENGRPTVTLDKADNGHFEARILVNGTPVRAVVDTGATSTVLTSEDAQAAGFNPAALSYSVDVSTANGMARAATVKTDEVAIGGIVRKDMSVMVAAPGMLDQSLLGMNFIGSLSGFDVRGDRMILRD, encoded by the coding sequence ATGAACCGGCTGTTCTGGATCGTCATGGCGGTGATCGGCGTCGGGCTGGTGCTGCTGATGCTCAACAATTCAGCTGGCCACACCTTCGGCATGGCCAACAACGATTTCGGCCGGCTGATCTGGGTCGGCGTGCTGGTCATGGTGATCGGCGCGAGCCTGCTCCGCTCCGGTCGGCCGATGGGCGACATGGCGCGCAATCTCGGCGTCTGGGCCGCGTTCGTGCTCGTGGTGATCGCCGGCTACCAGTATCGCTACGAACTGCAGGACGTCGCGAGCCGCGTGACCGCCGGCCTCGTCCCGGGCAGCCCGCTGGCGCTCGGCGTGGAGAATGGCCGCCCGACCGTCACGCTCGACAAGGCCGACAACGGCCATTTCGAGGCCCGCATCCTGGTCAACGGCACGCCGGTGCGCGCCGTGGTCGACACGGGTGCGACCAGCACGGTGCTGACGTCCGAAGATGCGCAAGCCGCGGGGTTCAACCCGGCGGCGCTCAGCTACAGCGTGGACGTCTCAACCGCCAACGGCATGGCGCGCGCGGCGACGGTCAAGACCGACGAGGTGGCGATCGGCGGCATCGTGCGCAAGGACATGTCGGTGATGGTCGCTGCGCCCGGCATGCTGGATCAAAGCCTGCTCGGCATGAATTTCATCGGTTCATTGTCGGGCTTCGACGTACGCGGCGACCGCATGATCCTGCGGGACTAA
- a CDS encoding DUF1289 domain-containing protein, whose translation MSAIESPCILVCSIDMKTGFCFGCGRTRDEISGWLTMTPETRRAVMSELPARLETVERRPRRETRRSRMARERGVL comes from the coding sequence ATGTCCGCCATCGAATCCCCCTGCATCCTGGTCTGTTCGATCGATATGAAAACCGGCTTCTGCTTCGGTTGCGGCCGCACGCGCGACGAGATTTCCGGCTGGCTGACGATGACCCCCGAAACGCGCCGGGCGGTGATGTCCGAATTGCCGGCGCGGCTCGAAACGGTCGAGCGGCGGCCGCGTCGTGAAACCCGGCGCAGCCGCATGGCGCGCGAGCGCGGCGTCTTGTGA
- a CDS encoding nicotinate-nucleotide--dimethylbenzimidazole phosphoribosyltransferase, with translation MTATPFDDFRSLMAALPPADDAAAARVRALFAKADKPKESLGRIEDIAAWIAAWSGRAPPAINRPLMAIFAGNHGAVRHGISPRPVAATGNEVELCAAGGAAINQVCVANDLGLKVFDLALDIPTGDVTEEAALDERGCAATMAFGMEAVAGGADLLCLGDLGVGNSTIAAALCAALFGGSGADWVGPGSGADAAMTARKAEVVDRALAFHGSGLGDPLEALRRVGGREFAAICGAILAARMERIPVLLDGFAATAAAAALYAANPGALDHCLLASLSPEPGHAKAAERLGLRPLLDFGISHGEGVGAALAAGIVKAAALTSSGMAMAIRL, from the coding sequence ATGACCGCAACGCCTTTCGACGATTTCCGAAGCCTCATGGCGGCGTTGCCGCCTGCTGATGACGCGGCGGCCGCCCGTGTCCGCGCGCTGTTCGCCAAAGCGGACAAACCGAAGGAATCGCTCGGGCGCATCGAGGACATCGCGGCCTGGATTGCCGCCTGGAGCGGACGCGCGCCACCGGCGATCAACCGGCCGCTGATGGCGATCTTCGCCGGCAATCACGGCGCCGTCAGGCACGGCATTTCGCCGCGTCCGGTGGCGGCGACCGGCAATGAGGTCGAACTCTGCGCCGCCGGCGGCGCCGCGATCAACCAGGTCTGCGTCGCCAACGATCTCGGCCTGAAAGTCTTTGACCTCGCCTTGGACATTCCCACGGGCGACGTCACCGAGGAAGCCGCGCTCGACGAACGCGGTTGCGCCGCGACCATGGCCTTCGGCATGGAGGCGGTGGCGGGCGGCGCCGATCTTCTGTGCCTGGGTGATCTAGGGGTCGGCAATTCGACGATCGCCGCCGCACTTTGCGCCGCGCTGTTCGGCGGCAGCGGGGCCGATTGGGTCGGGCCGGGGTCGGGCGCCGACGCTGCGATGACCGCGCGCAAGGCCGAGGTCGTCGATCGGGCGCTGGCATTCCACGGTTCCGGCCTGGGCGATCCGCTCGAGGCCTTGCGCAGGGTCGGCGGGCGCGAGTTCGCGGCGATCTGCGGCGCCATTCTGGCGGCGCGCATGGAGAGGATTCCTGTCCTGCTCGACGGGTTCGCGGCGACCGCGGCGGCCGCTGCCCTTTATGCGGCCAATCCTGGCGCGCTCGATCACTGCCTGCTTGCCAGCCTGTCGCCGGAGCCCGGCCACGCCAAGGCGGCCGAACGGCTCGGACTGCGGCCACTGCTCGATTTCGGCATCAGCCATGGCGAAGGGGTAGGGGCCGCTCTTGCCGCCGGAATCGTCAAGGCCGCGGCGTTGACCAGTTCCGGCATGGCGATGGCTATCCGGCTTTAG
- a CDS encoding sensor histidine kinase, producing MPLQRSNTADKFIVDRRKPHRNSDVARAVRKTRDRLSQQAGSLDFDRELLKLHARAMVVGAVAIPLLVLAVAAVGRLAGLDSQVTIWALSMLLCYAIVAFMARRVERTEAAELDPAQTRRDFLIGHFLCGLGWAWFAWIGCDTCQIDQFHVAKAMVLLVAMATTAVMASSLGGALLATFTIPVAVYVYTILRLWTPIEATMAALLIAALPFFGYVARHLNRASLMLLSFRSEKDALIAEVETAKSMSDEARRRAEDANLAKSRFLASMSHELRTPLNAILGFSEVMANEVLGPMNNPTYRDYAHDVHESGQHLLDLINEILDLSRIEAGRYQLNEEPVVLVTIVEDCCHMMELRARNKDIRVIQEFEETLPRLFADERAVRQITLNLLSNSIKFTPSGGEVRVRVGWTAGGGQYISVKDNGPGIPEEEIPVVLSAFGQGSIAIKSAEQGTGLGLPIVQGLLAMHGGEFELHSKLREGTEAIAIFPLSRVMEELPALPTKTVAARGRR from the coding sequence ATGCCTTTGCAACGCTCGAACACAGCGGATAAATTTATTGTGGACCGCCGTAAACCGCACCGCAACAGCGATGTGGCGCGCGCGGTGCGCAAGACGCGCGACCGCCTCTCGCAGCAGGCTGGCAGCCTCGACTTCGACCGTGAACTGCTGAAACTGCATGCGCGCGCCATGGTGGTCGGCGCGGTCGCGATCCCGCTGCTCGTGCTCGCCGTGGCGGCCGTTGGTCGGCTGGCGGGCCTGGACAGCCAAGTCACCATCTGGGCCTTGTCGATGCTGCTTTGCTACGCGATCGTCGCTTTCATGGCGCGTCGCGTGGAGCGAACCGAGGCAGCCGAACTCGACCCGGCGCAGACGCGCCGCGACTTCTTGATCGGCCACTTCCTGTGCGGCCTTGGCTGGGCGTGGTTCGCCTGGATCGGCTGCGACACCTGCCAGATCGACCAGTTCCATGTGGCCAAGGCCATGGTGCTGCTGGTCGCCATGGCGACGACCGCCGTGATGGCCTCCTCGCTTGGCGGTGCGCTGTTGGCCACCTTTACAATTCCCGTTGCCGTTTACGTCTACACCATCCTGCGCCTGTGGACGCCGATCGAAGCCACGATGGCGGCGTTGCTTATCGCCGCGCTTCCCTTCTTCGGCTACGTCGCGCGTCATCTCAACCGGGCGTCGTTGATGCTGCTCTCCTTCCGCTCGGAGAAGGACGCGCTGATCGCCGAGGTGGAGACGGCCAAATCGATGTCGGACGAGGCAAGGCGGCGCGCCGAGGACGCCAATCTGGCGAAATCGCGTTTTCTCGCCTCCATGAGCCACGAACTCAGGACGCCGCTCAACGCCATCCTTGGCTTCTCCGAAGTGATGGCCAATGAAGTGCTGGGGCCGATGAACAATCCGACCTACCGCGACTATGCCCATGACGTGCACGAGTCCGGACAGCACCTGCTCGACCTGATCAACGAGATCCTCGATTTGTCGCGCATCGAGGCCGGCCGCTACCAGCTCAACGAGGAGCCGGTCGTGCTGGTGACCATAGTCGAGGATTGCTGCCACATGATGGAGCTGCGTGCCCGCAACAAGGACATCCGCGTCATCCAGGAATTCGAGGAGACCTTGCCGCGGCTCTTCGCCGATGAGCGCGCAGTCAGGCAGATCACGCTCAACCTCCTGTCCAATTCGATCAAGTTCACCCCGTCCGGCGGCGAAGTGCGCGTACGCGTCGGCTGGACCGCCGGCGGCGGCCAGTACATCTCGGTCAAGGACAACGGACCGGGCATACCGGAGGAGGAAATCCCGGTGGTGCTTTCCGCTTTCGGCCAGGGCTCCATCGCCATCAAGAGCGCCGAACAGGGAACCGGCCTCGGCCTACCGATCGTGCAGGGCCTGCTCGCCATGCATGGCGGCGAGTTCGAGCTGCATTCCAAGCTGCGTGAGGGCACCGAGGCGATCGCCATTTTCCCGTTGAGCCGGGTGATGGAAGAACTGCCGGCTTTGCCGACCAAGACCGTTGCGGCGCGGGGGCGCCGCTGA
- a CDS encoding thermonuclease family protein — protein MSRFGPRGPRRRYAASSPRSLWRKLLDYGLAFLLLGLLILVAARLDRFETRREQGTAIVNDGDSITLGTERIRMRGIDAPEYQQTCQKAGADYPCGKLARQSLVRLISGRPVSCSGWQRDRYGRLLGDCRAGDTDLNRSQVQAGWAVAFGDFETEEAVARAAKVGIWAGAFEEPQQWRDSHHSAPVERKHGMLASFGDVLREFVHFW, from the coding sequence ATGAGCCGTTTCGGGCCGCGAGGACCGCGCCGACGCTACGCGGCAAGCTCGCCGCGAAGCCTCTGGCGCAAGCTGCTGGACTATGGGCTGGCCTTCCTCTTGCTCGGATTGCTTATCCTGGTGGCGGCCCGCCTCGACCGCTTCGAAACACGCAGGGAGCAAGGCACGGCGATCGTCAATGACGGCGATTCGATCACGCTCGGGACCGAGCGCATTCGCATGCGCGGCATCGACGCTCCGGAGTATCAGCAGACCTGCCAGAAGGCCGGCGCCGACTATCCCTGCGGCAAGCTGGCGCGGCAATCGCTGGTACGGCTGATCTCCGGCAGGCCGGTTTCCTGCAGCGGCTGGCAGCGCGACCGTTACGGCCGGCTGCTCGGCGACTGCAGGGCAGGTGACACCGACCTGAACCGGAGCCAGGTGCAGGCCGGATGGGCGGTTGCCTTCGGCGACTTCGAGACCGAGGAAGCGGTGGCGAGAGCGGCCAAGGTCGGCATCTGGGCAGGCGCCTTCGAGGAGCCGCAGCAATGGCGTGACAGCCATCACAGTGCGCCGGTCGAGAGAAAGCACGGCATGCTGGCCTCGTTCGGCGACGTGCTGCGCGAATTTGTTCACTTCTGGTGA
- a CDS encoding glutathione S-transferase, with product MKLFDGGRAPNPRRVRVFLAEKGLTVPLVPVDMGALEHRGEQVAQRNPLRRLPVLELDDGTIITESIAICRYFEELHPKPALFGTGALGKAMVEMWQRRMELNLMASVAAAFRHIHPAMKEWEVPQIPEWGEANKPKAIEFLHLLDHELAEREFAAGDSYSVADITGMIAIDFMKPARIRVPEECTNVLRWYAALTSRPSAAA from the coding sequence ATGAAGTTGTTCGATGGCGGCCGAGCGCCCAACCCCCGGCGCGTGCGCGTCTTCCTTGCCGAGAAGGGACTTACGGTGCCGCTGGTGCCCGTCGACATGGGCGCGCTGGAGCATCGCGGCGAGCAGGTGGCTCAGCGCAATCCGCTGCGGCGCCTGCCTGTGCTCGAGCTCGACGACGGCACCATCATCACCGAATCGATCGCCATTTGCCGCTATTTCGAGGAGTTGCATCCCAAGCCCGCGCTGTTCGGCACGGGCGCGCTCGGCAAGGCCATGGTCGAGATGTGGCAAAGGCGCATGGAACTGAACCTGATGGCCAGTGTCGCCGCCGCGTTCCGGCACATCCATCCTGCGATGAAGGAATGGGAAGTGCCGCAAATCCCGGAATGGGGCGAGGCCAACAAACCGAAGGCGATCGAATTCCTGCATCTCCTCGACCACGAATTGGCCGAGCGCGAATTCGCCGCCGGCGATAGCTACTCGGTCGCCGACATCACCGGCATGATCGCCATCGATTTCATGAAGCCGGCACGCATCAGGGTGCCGGAGGAGTGCACGAACGTGCTGCGCTGGTATGCAGCGCTTACAAGCCGGCCGAGCGCAGCGGCCTGA